TCAAGGAATGTGAAACGTTGCTAATGAAATGCTTCCGATACGTCCAATACTTCTCGGACTCTGGATCGAGTAACATTAAACGAGGAAGATAAACGCCACCGCTGATAAGTAGAATGAATCGTGAgacgaataaaaatggaaatgggATCAGTGGAATGTACCGTATCATGTACTGCGAACAGGTTctaatttcattagaaaatcTCGAGCACACGTACGTACTTCGACGAGAATAATGATGCTTTTACACGTAAGTAGATCCGAATCATGAACAAACGGGTTTACAAGATGTAAGCCATATCTTTAAGCGGGTCTGTATCTTTTATGAGCACTTTAACCGGAAGCTTCTTATTTTCCGCAAAGACGTATCACGGTGATACTCTTGTTATAACTTTCTCTTTATAGTATTGGATACAAGCCAAATCAGAATATACCGCACGTGTATATCTTCCGAACACTAAATTTCCCAAAATTAAGATTTTATGTTTCAggtttaaaatatcttgtcGAACGATACCCACCAAATATCGTCCCGATCGGCCACCGGAATCATTTGAAAGAATATCCTAGTTTCCTTATATGTAAGTTCCTCATATGAGTGTTAGCTATCCTGCAAGTGAATTCCATAATAGCGCACATTATACCGATgataataagtataataaagcTGCAGCCAGAAAACTACTTTCTTCGAAGGATCACTATGTGACTCCTTATAAAcgtattcaaaaatattaatggtACTTGATAATGCGAACATTACAAGCTGCGAACCTAGTGGATGACACAACATTTCTTCTGCCGTACGTACTGTACAATTATTTGTGAAACGTGCTTTGAATCCAGTTGACAGATTCAAAGAAATGGTACAAAAAGGcgttaaaattgtatatattttcatcgctTCGATTCAGCCACATTCGCGTTTCAATGTAAAAACGGAAACGATTCCGCTTACGTAACTAAAAATGATTACAAAACTGTTCTACAAGATAGAATTCAAGGTAATCTATGCGTAAACAATTTGTGAACGACAAAAATGCAGTTGTTTTAAAGGATAGAGTCATTACATGCAATTAAATATTGCATTCAACTACGAATTGCTTAACTATGACGTATTACAATAAACTCTCTTGCACGTAGCATTGTACTCCGAAAGAAATATCAACTCTTATAACTAGAGAAAACTCTTAAGAATCAGTTGAAACGGTAGAAGCGCTAGCTATCGTAAAATCAAGTCAGAAATGGTATCAGAAATCGTTAAACATCGTTAGAATCGTGAAAACActcgtaaaaaaattatagaaatcgctaaatatcgttaaatcATTTTAGAACTCTTTAGAGATTAAtagaaatctaaaaatatttcttccagtCGCACAATTTATTAATCCAGACTTGATATCTTTGTGCTCGATTCTACCGATGATCTTCTCGGCATCTTCTTCAGTCGGTcgggaaattttcgaaattcaatGGATCTCAATGAAACGATTTCTCAAATTTGCGAATCGCGCGTCAcgatttttgataaatattaaaatatattcaatctgaaatatttctattgaaaCATGCTCTACAAACTTGTTAGTCTAATAACTAGTCtatatgaatatgtatgtaaatactGGCTATAAATTGTGCAAATACTTATGGACAGTTTTCCGGTAGTACACATTCGTTAGTGGCTTCGTTTCGTAAAGTACCTCCGACACACTGACAACTGGGACCGGAAACGCATACCTGAAGAACATTTATCGATATCGTTAGAACGCAAATACGCAGCTATTTTATGGTAGATTTTGAAGTTTTGTTTTCAATAATCTATCTGCATCTGAATATATGTTGACAAAATACAGTCACATTGATATTCGGGCACGGACATCtctgtatttatttctttgtataacAGAGGATGATACAAATATCGTTGTTGCTTATTCTATGACGATGTGAACCATTTCTTGTAGTTTGAAAgtatataaacaatttttcaccCAACAATAAcgctttttattattatttaacaagaAATAAGGTTCCTCAAGAGAGGTACTACGGTCACGTTACCATCGTGAAAGCTTGAAATTTAGACTGCTATATGattcaacaaaaaaaaaaatttagcAATGAAATTCACGATCAAATCGATAGTTTTGCTGCCCATTTTTAAGGCATCGCGAGTATACAGATTTAACAGATCGTGAGTACAATTGTTGGACACCCTATGAATACAGTAAAACGATGCAAGAAATTGTTTACATACTCTCAAGCTACGGTAAATGGTTCGTATCTTCGCAGAACAAACAACGCGATATTTAAATCATCCCATCTTATGCAAAGCAACGAATGCAGAGATAACGATGTGTCTAAATATCAACGCGACTATATCAAGCAATTTTCAATAACACGATCGGTAAAGCTGTGCGTAAAATATCGGACACACGATATGGTCTGTAAAATGGCAATACATACGCGTTGATTTTTACTCGCGAAGCATTCGACTATCCTTAACGCAACCGTATAACATATCGCGCAGTTGAGCCAAAACTGACGCAATTCAGAGAACACATTTTTCGAGTTATCACAGTGAGAATGTTAGAAAAACGCTCGTTGACcgattatacaaatattattcctttatCTTCATAATTTGACCGATACAGCAGAGTAAACGCTGTTGCTAATTCAAATGGGAGTGGCCTATATTGTAAGAAAGTATCTTATTACCAATTTTGTCGTGAATCTCGATAGAAACGtgatagatatattatattatatctatcgTGATATTATCTGCCGATTACTCGATCAATAATCACCCAGTCTCTTTCCCACCCGTCCCGAGCATCGAGGCCCTCCACTTTCTTAGATTTTCGTACGCctctaataatttcataatactcACGGGACCAGGACCACCtggaaaaaattcaatacgtAGACTACGGGGACTGCGGGAACTACGGGGACAGGGGTTTGTGATATTCGGGCGTCTATCATCGCAACTGGGTTCGCACGACAGTCCACAACGAATCCATTCTTCGTTTGTTGAGCAAACTGATGCGGGTGCAGTCGAACCTACTGGTATCGCATAGGCATTTATGAAAAGCCAGAAGCAAAATAACGCAGATAAGATTTGAAGACAACGCAGAATACTTACAATCGGCGAGAACCACAACGACAAGTAAGAAAGCTACGAGGTATGGCGGCATGATGACTTTCGTCGAGGATATCCGTTCGGTTAGCACCTTTTCAGCGCGTTTTTGCTTTTAATGTGAAGGCACCGTGTTCGTGATTTTTATATGGCGAATTTCTGCCTAAAAACACGCATTTGTTTGGACAGTGTGTGCTCCACGAAGATAACACGTAGCAATAAATAACAGGCGTTTAACGAAGGAACGTTGATCAGTGTATTTTCGTTAAGGTGGAATTAACCGATGGAATTGCcggaattttattatatttaacctTACCGTGcggatatttttaactttgcACGTTATATCTACAAATAAAAGTCGCTATAGTAACATGAGATAAAACATAGAATGGGTAAGTTACGTCGAGTTACCTGTTCTGTCGACTGTGTTAGGTAAGTTGGGATAATCTAAAGGCTAGTTCTTACTTGAAAgatatagtataaatatatgagaTTGACATTCTTTGGCAAACGTTCTTTTTAACAATGTCAATGCAACTCGTGCCGACCAACGATACTTTTTCGAGTTTTCCTTAAACCTTGTCCGCTGTATCTGCAGATAAAAATTGCTATTATAAGAGTAATAAGACAAACACACGATAGATAAATGGTGTCGGAAACTATACGTTTTCCAGGTAGTTTAGATAGGCCGAGGTAACTTAAAGACCAGTTTCAACTTAAAAAAACACAGTATTTATATCTAAAACTAAAATTGTCCGCCAACGTTCTTTCTAACAATGCAAATACAGTTGCAATGCAATGCTTTTTCGAGTCTTTCTCGAACTATCGACACATGCCTTTCGAAAATGGAACTTGAGATTTCCTACTGTCGGCTAGAGGAAACTTTAATACGCAACGTATAGAATATTCTTCTCTACTGGTACCAGGTTTATTCATTTTCCTCGCGATTATCGATATCTgacattattttaatctttataaaatattctgcttTAGCAACACCACCAAATAATGTTCGCAGAAAGCTGgaaaagtttatattttatcctgGGCCGTTACATAAAACGCCAGCGACTTGCCTTTTAAAACCGGTATCGCCTTCATATCGGTGAGATAACAGCAACGCAACGACAAAAGTTTCCATTTCGTGGTTtcgttaatgaaaattttacactCTATCGATTTTAGTGACCCAGATTATTGTGTTATGAAAGTCAACATCCcgataatgaataatttgGCGTGTACATAATATAACCATTACCAAGCCTTAGTTTACGAAATACAATAGGACGTTAATTATTCCAAGTCTTTTTCGGCCGCTCGATCGGAATAATGTCGACCAGCAAGGgggaacaaatattttaaatacaccTACCTATGTGTTCGTTACTATTGTACCGTTTCTTATAAAATCATGGAATCGTCGAGCACAGGGTCCAGCGAAGAAAACAGGCGAAAATTAGGGTAATTTTAACGCGTTTgacaatgaaaataacaatacGTACGACGTGGGTGACGAAGAAATCGTGGAAAGAATTAAAGGGAGATTTAACAGTAGCAACGATGAATCatgttaatagaaatatttagattGTACAgcgcatacatacatacatatacaggctaattttatatttttatatcttatattttctcGTATCAAAGTgacgttgaattttttaaacgacaccgtgtatttttttatagccTTAGCCGATTCGAGATAAGCTGCCCTCCATGTCCGGTTTTGGGATCACTGTACTCCAGCTGTTCGAACTGCCCTACTTTCGTTCATGTAAGAAGGTTTGCTCGCGTCCTTtcaatcgatttttaattatcagcaactacttttttattctttattttcgtcttatttcgCATTCAAAGATCGCCCCTTAAATTTAGTTACACCTGTAGctgaacaccctgtataccgTAGCTAACGTTTGTAGTACGTAAGATACATCGTTTCGTCTTTGAAAGTTGGAGCACTACCTTCGTGAAGATCGATTCTTTCAAATGTCAAGGTACTTACGGATATAAATTCTAAAGTTCGAATCCCACGGAGGGGAAAATTTTGTATTGAAATCGACCTAGACTCGGCACTACATATTGAAATTGATCCGAGTGACATCGTAAAAGAACGACGAGGGTGGAAAGAATTTGAGTATCGATAATACTTTCGTCGTGTTTGGGGAATCTCGAAAACAGTGTGGTGGACGTATGAAATACAGGTGTAATAATTGCCTGTTGGCGGAGATTGGTTTAGACGTTACATCGTCCATACGATAGAGGGTCAGCTGTTTCCTATTGTGCAGCTAATTACATCAGGGATCCAGGGACTGGGATATAGCTGCACCGAAATTAACTAATCTACCGATGAAAGAACCTACGCCACTAAACGCTCCACTGCATAAACTCGTATCGTAGGAGGTTGGCCTTTTGATACCCCATATCCCCGTGGTGTATTCGCGGAGAATGCAGCGAACTGCATCGATGGAAATTTGATTGCAGCAAGGTCGGATTTGCGACGTCTATTGTTACCCAGAGAACGGAATTTCAAATGAACGAAAGAGGCGATTCGTTTAGGAACGTGCACGAATATCCtatgaaagaattatttatcaagGGCAAATAACTTTCGTCGTTTCGCCGATAAGGAAAAATGCATCCATTGCAGTCGTTGCAATCGTGAAATTCGCGATAccagatataattttttatttcttaaaacaaaGAGGCACGCAACGAAAGTGCCTTTCTTTCGGTTTATGACAATCGCGTTAAACGAGTGGCATGATTCAGGATAATAAAAAGCGACCGACCTCCAAATTTGTACGACGTAACGGCTAGCATTGTACTACGTATACCTGCAagctttttctgtttctttcctctctcaTTCCCTCTccccttctttcctctttccttttttcctcttttttatataaattacgtcCACTTTTCCAGGATGACCgaaaaaaagcaaaggaaaGGGAAAACGAGAAG
The nucleotide sequence above comes from Bombus pyrosoma isolate SC7728 linkage group LG1, ASM1482585v1, whole genome shotgun sequence. Encoded proteins:
- the LOC122570527 gene encoding cysteine-rich venom protein 1-like isoform X4; the protein is MPPYLVAFLLVVVVLADCSTAPASVCSTNEEWIRCGLSCEPSCDDRRPNITNPCPRSSRSPRSLRIEFFPGGPGPVCVSGPSCQCVGGTLRNEATNECVLPENCP
- the LOC122570527 gene encoding cysteine-rich venom protein 1-like isoform X3; its protein translation is MPPYLVAFLLVVVVLADLGSTAPASVCSTNEEWIRCGLSCEPSCDDRRPNITNPCPRSSRSPRSLRIEFFPGGPGPVCVSGPSCQCVGGTLRNEATNECVLPENCP